A single region of the Erythrobacter sp. HL-111 genome encodes:
- a CDS encoding SDR family oxidoreductase, producing the protein MTKRCEGKLALITGGAQGLGRAHCIRLAQEGARVLATDINGEGAEETAAIINAELGDGTAFGMAHDVTDPAQWDAAIDAARERLGGLNVLVNNAGIGVAGNIEDCTFEDWKRCYAVNVDSIFHGCQKALPLMREHAPGSIINISSIAGLIASDTMPAYNSTKAAVWMLSKSIALHCAKKNMQIRCNSVHPTFVDTPILDGTAKAHSLEKNVLMEKLARQIPLRFVGEPNDIANAVVYLASDESRFMTGAEIKLDGGISAM; encoded by the coding sequence ATGACGAAACGTTGCGAGGGCAAGCTGGCCCTCATCACCGGCGGAGCGCAGGGTCTCGGCCGGGCGCATTGTATCCGCCTCGCGCAGGAAGGCGCCCGGGTGCTCGCGACCGACATCAACGGAGAAGGGGCCGAGGAGACGGCCGCGATCATCAATGCCGAACTGGGCGACGGCACCGCCTTCGGCATGGCCCACGACGTGACCGACCCCGCCCAGTGGGACGCCGCGATCGATGCCGCGCGCGAACGGCTCGGCGGGCTCAACGTGCTGGTCAACAATGCCGGGATCGGCGTTGCCGGCAACATCGAGGACTGCACCTTCGAGGACTGGAAGCGCTGCTATGCGGTGAACGTCGATTCGATCTTCCATGGCTGCCAGAAGGCCCTGCCGCTGATGCGCGAACACGCGCCGGGCTCGATCATCAACATCTCCTCGATCGCAGGGCTGATCGCGAGCGACACCATGCCCGCCTACAATTCGACCAAGGCGGCGGTGTGGATGCTGTCGAAATCGATCGCGCTCCACTGCGCGAAGAAGAACATGCAGATCCGCTGCAATTCGGTCCACCCGACCTTCGTCGACACGCCGATCCTCGACGGCACCGCCAAGGCGCACAGCCTCGAAAAGAACGTGCTGATGGAAAAGCTCGCCCGGCAGATCCCGCTCAGGTTCGTGGGCGAACCGAACGACATCGCCAACGCCGTCGTCTATCTCGCCAGCGACGAGAGCCGGTTCATGACCGGCGCGGAGATCAAGCTCGACGGCGGCATTTCCGCCATGTGA
- a CDS encoding PspC domain-containing protein, producing MNKITRKNGGGQPGFHLDKRNAKLAGVCAGIADYANVDPTVVRIAFVVGAFFSLGTAALVYLAIALIAD from the coding sequence ATGAACAAGATCACCCGCAAAAACGGCGGCGGCCAGCCGGGCTTCCACCTCGACAAGCGCAATGCCAAGCTCGCCGGCGTGTGCGCGGGGATAGCGGACTATGCCAATGTCGATCCGACCGTAGTCCGCATCGCCTTCGTCGTCGGCGCGTTCTTCAGCCTCGGCACGGCTGCGCTGGTCTACCTCGCGATCGCTCTGATCGCGGACTGA
- a CDS encoding enoyl-CoA hydratase — protein sequence MFPSNFARHLAAAVFSVILSASFLAYAIIPASPGLA from the coding sequence ATGTTCCCCAGCAACTTCGCCAGACACCTCGCCGCAGCCGTCTTCTCGGTGATCCTGTCGGCCTCGTTCCTCGCCTACGCGATCATCCCGGCCAGCCCGGGCCTCGCCTGA
- a CDS encoding enoyl-CoA hydratase, with protein MFANRFDRFAAAAFSLFATAAFLAYAIVPASPSLMA; from the coding sequence ATGTTTGCCAATCGCTTCGACCGCTTCGCCGCCGCCGCCTTTTCGCTGTTCGCGACGGCCGCTTTCCTCGCCTACGCGATCGTTCCCGCCAGCCCCTCGCTGATGGCCTGA
- the recF gene encoding DNA replication/repair protein RecF, whose protein sequence is MPLARITLQDFRNHARSELVDTAHFNLLVGPNGAGKTNVLEALSLLAPGRGLRRAPLAELARRETPQDPPRPFAIGASLVEQGQVSARLGTYTRAEQPGRRLVRINGAEASAGALSEWQAMSWLTPAMDGLFTDSAGARRRFVDRMALAIEPAHARAVSQLEGALRERNRLLEEGREPRWLDAVEAQLAEAGARVAEVRARLVALLGEELSALPPEPFARPILAYRPGGPTTPDGLAASLAKGRARDRAAGRALAGPHRDELDVAMMRADGSPGQPAASCSTGEQKAMLIAITLAHGILAASGRPSVLLLDEVAAHLDPVRRAELFRRLAAGRAQVWMTGTELAPFSEIASEAAVWRVAGGMVEPL, encoded by the coding sequence ATGCCGCTCGCCAGGATCACCCTCCAGGACTTCCGCAACCACGCCCGTAGCGAGCTGGTGGACACGGCCCATTTCAACCTGCTGGTGGGACCGAACGGGGCAGGCAAGACCAACGTGCTCGAGGCGCTCTCGCTGCTTGCCCCGGGACGCGGCCTGCGCCGCGCGCCGCTCGCCGAGCTCGCCCGGCGGGAGACGCCGCAGGACCCGCCCCGCCCCTTCGCGATCGGCGCCAGCCTCGTCGAACAGGGTCAGGTCTCCGCCCGGCTCGGGACCTATACCAGGGCCGAGCAGCCGGGCCGCCGGCTGGTGCGGATCAACGGGGCCGAGGCGAGTGCCGGGGCGCTGTCCGAATGGCAGGCGATGAGCTGGCTGACCCCGGCGATGGACGGCCTGTTCACCGACAGCGCGGGCGCGCGCCGGCGCTTCGTCGACCGGATGGCGCTCGCGATCGAGCCCGCCCACGCGCGGGCGGTGAGCCAGCTCGAGGGAGCGCTGCGCGAACGCAATCGCCTGCTCGAGGAGGGCCGCGAGCCGCGCTGGCTCGACGCGGTCGAGGCGCAGCTGGCCGAAGCGGGCGCGCGCGTCGCGGAGGTGCGGGCGCGGCTGGTCGCGCTGCTGGGCGAGGAACTCTCCGCCCTGCCCCCCGAACCTTTCGCCCGGCCGATCCTCGCCTATCGCCCCGGCGGGCCGACTACGCCTGACGGGCTTGCCGCAAGCCTTGCGAAGGGCCGCGCGCGCGACCGGGCGGCGGGGCGCGCGCTCGCGGGGCCGCACCGCGACGAGCTCGACGTGGCGATGATGCGCGCCGATGGTTCACCCGGCCAGCCGGCCGCGAGCTGTTCGACCGGCGAGCAGAAGGCGATGCTGATCGCCATCACCCTCGCTCACGGCATCCTCGCGGCGAGCGGGCGGCCGAGCGTCCTGCTGCTGGACGAGGTCGCGGCCCATCTCGATCCGGTCCGCCGGGCCGAGCTCTTCCGCCGGCTCGCCGCCGGGCGCGCGCAGGTGTGGATGACGGGAACCGAGCTTGCCCCGTTCAGCGAAATCGCGAGCGAGGCGGCGGTCTGGCGTGTCGCGGGGGGAATGGTGGAGCCGCTCTAG
- a CDS encoding arylesterase codes for MMLQARIARVAVAGLTALALAACGEEAADDTTVPPASGAARTPDAQEPPPIPVMGSQRTILAFGDSLFAGYGLEEGESYPARLEQALRAKGVNADIANAGVSGDTTAAGRQRLAFTLDGLEEKPDLLILELGGNDMLRGLSPAETRANLAAMLEELQARDIPVLLMGMRAPPNYGPDYQRDFDAIYADLAQEYGAELVPFWLASIYENPNLFQADRIHPTAQGIEELVEATLPQVRDALPEEEAEGA; via the coding sequence ATGATGCTTCAAGCACGGATCGCGCGGGTTGCGGTGGCGGGCCTGACGGCGCTCGCGCTGGCCGCCTGCGGCGAGGAAGCGGCCGACGACACGACCGTCCCGCCCGCTTCGGGCGCGGCGCGCACGCCGGACGCGCAGGAGCCGCCGCCCATTCCGGTGATGGGGTCGCAGCGCACCATCCTCGCCTTCGGGGACAGCCTCTTCGCGGGCTACGGGCTGGAGGAAGGCGAAAGCTATCCCGCCCGGCTCGAACAGGCGCTGAGGGCGAAAGGCGTGAATGCCGACATCGCCAATGCCGGCGTTTCGGGCGACACCACCGCAGCGGGGCGGCAGCGGCTGGCCTTCACGCTGGACGGGCTGGAGGAAAAGCCCGACCTCTTGATCCTCGAACTCGGCGGCAACGACATGCTGCGCGGGCTTTCGCCCGCCGAAACGCGCGCCAATCTCGCCGCCATGCTGGAGGAATTGCAGGCCCGCGACATTCCCGTGCTGCTGATGGGGATGCGCGCACCGCCGAATTACGGGCCCGATTACCAGCGTGATTTCGATGCGATCTATGCCGATCTCGCGCAGGAATACGGCGCGGAACTGGTGCCGTTCTGGCTCGCCTCGATCTACGAGAACCCGAACCTTTTCCAGGCCGACCGGATCCATCCCACGGCGCAGGGGATCGAGGAACTGGTCGAGGCGACCCTGCCGCAGGTGCGCGACGCCCTGCCCGAGGAGGAGGCGGAAGGGGCCTAG
- a CDS encoding ABC transporter ATP-binding protein has protein sequence MTSPSLALTARNLTLTLGSDRKPVEILRGIDLDIARGEVVALLGPSGSGKSSLMAVLSGLEQASGGSLEVAGADFTALNEDGLAAARRGRIGIVLQAFHLLPTMTAAENVATPMELAGASDARERAVAELEAVGLSHRTGHYPTQLSGGEQQRVAIARATAPRPELIFADEPTGNLDVATGEEIIDLLFARRAETGATLLIITHDEALAKRCERVLTMADGRIVSDTRAARGEAA, from the coding sequence GTGACAAGCCCTTCCCTCGCCCTCACCGCCCGCAACCTCACCCTGACGCTCGGTTCGGACCGCAAGCCGGTCGAGATCCTGCGCGGCATCGACCTCGATATCGCGCGCGGCGAGGTGGTCGCGCTGCTCGGCCCCTCGGGCTCGGGCAAGAGTTCGCTGATGGCCGTGCTTTCGGGACTCGAGCAGGCGAGCGGGGGGAGCCTCGAGGTGGCGGGGGCCGATTTCACGGCGCTCAACGAAGACGGCCTCGCCGCCGCACGCCGCGGGCGGATCGGGATCGTGCTGCAGGCCTTCCACCTTCTGCCGACCATGACCGCGGCGGAAAACGTCGCGACGCCGATGGAGCTCGCCGGAGCGTCGGATGCGCGCGAGCGGGCGGTTGCCGAACTCGAAGCGGTTGGCCTCAGCCACCGCACCGGGCATTACCCGACCCAGCTTTCGGGCGGGGAGCAGCAACGCGTCGCGATCGCCCGCGCCACCGCGCCGCGTCCCGAACTGATCTTCGCCGACGAGCCGACCGGCAATCTCGACGTCGCGACCGGGGAGGAGATCATCGACCTCCTTTTCGCCCGCCGCGCCGAGACCGGGGCGACCCTGCTCATCATCACCCATGACGAGGCGCTGGCCAAGCGCTGCGAGCGCGTGCTGACCATGGCCGACGGGCGGATCGTCTCCGATACCCGCGCCGCGCGGGGCGAGGCGGCGTGA
- a CDS encoding ABC transporter permease, with protein sequence MSEAAGLSWGAAWRIARRDLSARFKGLRLLLVCIFLGTAALAAIGTLTAAIERELAASGQELLGGDLEIEVWQRDLSDEEKAALAQYGTISGGTRLQAMASAGENAAPVELKAVDERWPLYGALTLADGRETGAPSGDEAWLARGAMDRLDIEVGERFTIGTAELTAAGVIEEEPDRLSEGFQLGPTVIVARDVPARAGLLQPGALYQSKYRVAFGDQASDPETVEEALTGAFPNAGFEFRTRDRASPGAGRFVGQMSDFLTLVGLAALVIAGIGIAGGVSSYLDQRRASIATLKVLGASSRDIGRIYALQVAVAALVGSFAGLAVGVLVTPLLGAALEGLLPVQSGFIIEPAPLLLAGSYGMLVAFAFAAAPLLRARSFPAMALMRSRIVPLSRDRRALGVTAAGLAAICALALLTTAEPRLAGGFLAGAAAALVLLAGLGFAIQAAARRLPRPSNPILRSALANIHRPGAPTSALVTALGFGLAAFVLLAAIQSAIEGNIDSRVPREAPDYFVLDVPPAREDRFFGLVQERFPEATLRTVPTLRGAVLAYGPEGDMVRVAELEELPEGAWGLRGERGLTYADRLPEGNRVVEGEWWSPFHAGEPLVSIDAEFAEALDLEVGDYLTIGILGVERTARIANLREIDWESMGFNFLLVFSRNAISDAPHNFAATIDLPDDADTDADSAARGELLRALVREFPSSSVVEVGEVLGEARTILRQVGLATLAAAAVAVLAGLAVLMGAIAAARAARTYDTVVLRVLGASRRQILMMQLAEYGLIAAALALVALGLGSLLGWVVITQLFEFDWLPDWGAVLGVLGLGLAMVLAFALGGSLPLLRAKPARALREL encoded by the coding sequence GTGAGCGAGGCGGCGGGCCTTTCCTGGGGCGCCGCGTGGCGGATCGCGCGGCGCGACCTCAGCGCGCGCTTCAAGGGCCTGCGCCTGCTGCTCGTCTGCATCTTCCTCGGCACCGCCGCGCTCGCCGCGATCGGCACGCTGACCGCCGCGATCGAACGCGAGCTTGCGGCGAGCGGGCAGGAACTGCTCGGCGGCGATCTCGAAATCGAGGTGTGGCAGCGCGACCTTTCGGACGAGGAGAAGGCGGCGCTCGCGCAATACGGCACGATCTCGGGCGGGACGCGGCTGCAGGCGATGGCGAGCGCGGGCGAGAACGCGGCGCCGGTGGAATTGAAGGCGGTTGACGAGCGCTGGCCGCTCTACGGCGCGCTGACGCTCGCGGACGGGCGCGAGACGGGCGCTCCGTCGGGCGACGAGGCGTGGCTGGCGCGCGGGGCGATGGACCGGCTGGACATCGAAGTGGGCGAACGCTTCACCATCGGCACTGCCGAACTCACCGCCGCAGGCGTGATCGAGGAGGAGCCCGACCGGCTTTCCGAAGGCTTCCAGCTCGGTCCCACGGTGATCGTCGCACGGGACGTGCCCGCGCGCGCCGGGCTGCTCCAACCGGGCGCGCTCTACCAGAGCAAGTACCGCGTCGCCTTCGGCGACCAGGCCAGCGATCCCGAAACGGTTGAGGAAGCGCTGACCGGGGCCTTCCCCAATGCGGGCTTCGAATTCCGGACCCGCGACCGCGCCTCGCCCGGGGCGGGCCGTTTCGTCGGGCAGATGAGCGATTTTCTCACGCTGGTCGGCCTTGCCGCGCTGGTCATCGCGGGGATCGGCATCGCGGGCGGGGTTTCGTCCTATCTCGACCAGCGCCGCGCCTCCATCGCGACGCTCAAGGTGCTCGGCGCCTCCTCGCGCGACATCGGGCGGATCTACGCGCTGCAGGTGGCAGTCGCCGCACTCGTGGGCAGCTTCGCGGGGCTCGCCGTGGGCGTGCTCGTCACGCCGCTGCTCGGCGCCGCGCTCGAAGGCCTGCTGCCGGTGCAGAGCGGCTTCATCATCGAGCCTGCGCCGCTCCTGCTCGCGGGATCCTACGGGATGCTGGTCGCCTTCGCCTTTGCCGCCGCGCCGCTCCTGCGCGCGCGCAGCTTTCCGGCGATGGCGCTGATGCGCTCGCGCATCGTCCCGCTTTCGCGCGACCGGCGCGCGCTTGGCGTGACCGCGGCGGGGCTGGCCGCGATCTGCGCGCTTGCGCTCCTCACCACCGCCGAGCCGCGCCTGGCGGGCGGGTTCCTCGCCGGTGCCGCCGCGGCGCTGGTGCTGCTCGCCGGACTCGGTTTCGCGATCCAGGCCGCCGCGCGCCGTCTGCCGCGCCCGTCCAACCCGATCCTCAGAAGCGCGCTCGCCAATATCCATCGCCCCGGAGCACCGACCAGCGCGCTGGTGACCGCGCTCGGCTTCGGGCTCGCCGCCTTCGTCCTGCTCGCCGCGATCCAGAGCGCGATCGAAGGCAACATAGACAGCCGCGTGCCGCGCGAGGCGCCGGATTACTTCGTGCTCGACGTGCCCCCGGCCAGGGAGGACCGTTTCTTCGGACTGGTGCAGGAACGCTTCCCCGAAGCGACCCTGAGGACGGTCCCCACCCTGCGCGGTGCGGTGCTCGCCTACGGGCCGGAGGGCGACATGGTGCGCGTCGCCGAGCTTGAGGAACTGCCCGAGGGCGCGTGGGGCCTGCGCGGCGAACGCGGCCTCACCTATGCCGACCGCCTGCCGGAGGGCAACCGCGTGGTCGAGGGCGAATGGTGGAGCCCGTTCCATGCGGGCGAGCCGCTGGTCTCGATCGACGCCGAATTCGCCGAAGCCCTCGACCTCGAGGTGGGCGACTATCTCACAATCGGCATTCTCGGGGTGGAGCGGACCGCGCGGATCGCCAACCTGCGCGAAATCGACTGGGAGAGCATGGGGTTCAACTTCCTCCTCGTCTTCTCGCGCAACGCCATCAGCGACGCGCCGCACAACTTCGCCGCGACGATCGACCTGCCCGACGATGCCGACACCGATGCGGACAGCGCCGCCCGCGGCGAACTGCTGCGCGCCCTGGTGCGGGAATTTCCCTCCTCCTCGGTGGTCGAGGTGGGCGAAGTGCTGGGCGAGGCACGCACGATCCTGCGGCAGGTCGGCCTCGCCACGCTGGCCGCGGCGGCGGTGGCGGTGCTCGCGGGCCTCGCCGTGCTGATGGGCGCGATTGCGGCGGCGCGCGCCGCGCGCACGTACGATACCGTGGTGCTGCGCGTCCTGGGGGCGAGCCGGCGGCAGATCCTGATGATGCAGCTCGCCGAATACGGACTCATCGCCGCCGCGCTCGCCCTGGTCGCGCTGGGGCTCGGGAGCCTGCTCGGCTGGGTCGTCATCACGCAGCTGTTCGAATTCGACTGGCTGCCCGACTGGGGCGCGGTGCTCGGCGTGCTCGGGCTTGGCCTCGCGATGGTGCTTGCCTTCGCGCTCGGCGGGTCGCTTCCCCTGCTGCGCGCCAAGCCTGCCCGCGCCCTGCGCGAACTCTGA
- a CDS encoding RDD family protein translates to MDYAGFWIRVGAYLIDTVILIAVQFVLALLTGAALFTTQAEETLGIADLLGTLVGFAYFIGFEGSEMQATPGKKALGLIVTDERGGRISYLRAAGRSFGKILSGLVLAIGYIMVAFTERKQGLHDLLASTLVVKGRPGMVGYDAAVFE, encoded by the coding sequence ATGGACTATGCCGGTTTCTGGATCCGGGTGGGCGCCTACCTGATCGATACCGTGATCCTGATCGCGGTGCAGTTCGTGCTTGCGCTTCTGACGGGAGCCGCCCTGTTCACGACGCAGGCCGAGGAAACCTTAGGAATCGCCGACCTGCTCGGCACCCTTGTCGGGTTCGCCTATTTCATCGGCTTCGAAGGATCGGAAATGCAGGCAACTCCGGGCAAGAAGGCGCTCGGCCTGATCGTCACCGATGAACGGGGCGGGCGCATTTCCTATCTGCGCGCGGCCGGACGCTCTTTCGGAAAGATCCTGTCCGGGCTGGTCCTCGCCATCGGCTACATCATGGTTGCCTTCACCGAACGCAAGCAGGGCCTGCACGACCTGCTCGCATCCACCCTCGTGGTGAAAGGCCGGCCGGGAATGGTCGGCTACGACGCCGCCGTCTTCGAATAG
- a CDS encoding TonB-dependent receptor: MHSFLPGLAGTYRFTLLAGAAAFALGAHGAANAQALPDSDDADELVLEEDVPEAENQIIVTASKREQTLQEVPISVSVTSGETLEQAQIRDVLDLQTVTPSLRVSQLQTSSATTFIIRGFGNGDNNFGIEPSVGVFIDGVFRSRSAGALGDLNNVQRIEVLNGPQSTLFGKNASAGVISVVTREPQYEFGGMVEAVYGNFNQVFLRGDITGPITDNIAFSLDGTYQRRDGFGEIVNLDEEINDRNRWSARGQLLIEPTPDFKIRAIADYARIDEVCCQVATLVAGPAAGAIGALGGQFSTDFFAYESFLNAAPVNENDNYGGSVQMDYQAGAISITSITAYRELKNFFLTDIDFTSADIATETRDQDVQTFTQEVRIASDFDGPFNFLLGGFYFDETIEQDSAIRNGSDFRDYGELLAGQPGLFNQVEAGLGLPQDSILNTPLLTSEQFRMENTAWSVFGTFDLEPVDGLVFTVGFNYTDDAKDFALSQQSFDPLGQVNLVDAFIVGGIAEALQIPPGEVTPGVINGFATDPQTAPVFGQITQAALDPAANELLALQALQFQPPFLAVPNVVEPGRTRDDELTYLLRASYQISPEVNVYASYATGFKASSVNLSRDSRPVLGDFVPGQELSTILAPSSPILDAGLATPNLTTGSRFAGPEEAEVYELGMKAQWDGFGFNLALFDQSIEGFQSFAFTGLGFALANAGEQSVKGFEFDATINPVDGLVLTFATTYLDALYDDFTGSPLGDLTGQRPGGIPEWAIATSATYTHEFDSGSRIITRVDYNHESNENINEGLPTFNAQLGNTRIFRREVNLVNASATLALNNGLEIGAFARNLLDDEYILTVFDGVAQAGTVNGYPSAPRTYGGVVRFRF; this comes from the coding sequence ATGCATTCGTTCTTGCCCGGCCTTGCCGGTACGTACCGATTCACCCTGCTTGCGGGCGCCGCAGCCTTTGCCCTGGGCGCGCACGGCGCGGCCAACGCGCAGGCCCTGCCCGATTCCGACGATGCCGACGAACTCGTTCTCGAGGAGGACGTGCCGGAAGCGGAAAACCAGATCATCGTCACCGCGTCCAAGCGCGAACAGACGTTGCAGGAAGTGCCGATTTCCGTGTCGGTCACGAGCGGGGAGACTCTCGAACAGGCGCAGATCCGCGACGTGCTCGACCTCCAGACCGTCACCCCCTCGCTGCGGGTGAGCCAGTTGCAGACCTCGTCCGCGACGACCTTCATCATCCGCGGCTTCGGCAATGGCGACAACAATTTCGGGATCGAGCCTTCGGTCGGCGTGTTCATCGACGGTGTGTTCCGTTCGCGTTCGGCTGGCGCCCTCGGCGACCTCAACAACGTGCAGCGCATCGAGGTCCTGAACGGCCCGCAATCGACGCTGTTCGGCAAGAACGCCTCGGCCGGCGTCATCTCGGTCGTCACGCGCGAACCGCAGTATGAATTCGGCGGCATGGTCGAGGCGGTCTACGGCAATTTCAACCAGGTCTTCCTGCGCGGCGACATCACCGGGCCGATCACCGACAATATCGCCTTCTCGTTGGACGGGACCTATCAGCGCCGCGACGGCTTCGGCGAGATCGTCAATCTCGACGAGGAGATCAACGACCGCAACCGCTGGTCCGCGCGAGGCCAGCTGCTGATCGAGCCGACGCCCGATTTCAAGATCCGCGCGATCGCGGACTATGCCCGGATCGACGAGGTGTGCTGCCAGGTCGCGACGCTCGTCGCCGGCCCCGCGGCGGGCGCGATCGGCGCGCTGGGCGGCCAGTTCAGCACCGACTTCTTCGCCTATGAAAGCTTCCTCAACGCCGCCCCGGTGAACGAGAACGACAATTACGGCGGCTCGGTCCAGATGGACTACCAGGCCGGGGCGATCTCGATCACCTCGATCACGGCCTATCGCGAGCTGAAGAACTTCTTCCTCACCGACATCGACTTCACCAGCGCCGACATCGCGACGGAAACCCGCGACCAGGACGTGCAGACCTTCACCCAGGAAGTCCGCATCGCGTCGGATTTCGACGGCCCGTTCAACTTCCTGCTCGGCGGCTTCTACTTCGACGAGACGATCGAACAGGACAGCGCGATCCGGAACGGTTCCGATTTCCGCGACTATGGCGAATTGCTGGCCGGGCAACCGGGCCTGTTCAACCAGGTCGAAGCGGGGCTGGGCCTGCCGCAGGACTCGATCCTCAACACGCCGCTTCTGACCAGCGAGCAGTTCCGGATGGAGAACACGGCGTGGTCGGTGTTCGGGACGTTCGATCTCGAGCCGGTCGACGGGCTCGTGTTCACCGTCGGCTTCAACTACACCGACGATGCGAAGGACTTCGCGCTGTCGCAGCAGAGCTTCGACCCGCTCGGGCAGGTCAATCTGGTCGACGCCTTCATCGTCGGCGGGATCGCCGAGGCGCTGCAGATCCCGCCGGGCGAGGTGACGCCGGGCGTCATCAACGGCTTCGCGACCGATCCGCAGACCGCGCCGGTCTTCGGCCAGATCACGCAGGCCGCGCTCGATCCGGCGGCGAACGAGCTGCTGGCGCTGCAGGCGCTGCAGTTCCAGCCGCCATTCCTGGCCGTGCCGAACGTGGTCGAGCCGGGCCGCACGCGGGATGACGAGCTGACCTACCTGCTGCGGGCGAGCTACCAGATCTCGCCCGAGGTCAACGTCTACGCGAGCTATGCGACGGGCTTCAAGGCGAGCTCGGTCAACCTCTCGCGCGACAGTCGGCCGGTGCTGGGCGATTTCGTGCCGGGGCAGGAGCTCTCGACGATTCTCGCACCGTCCTCGCCGATCCTGGATGCCGGGCTGGCGACACCGAACCTGACCACGGGTTCGCGCTTTGCCGGTCCGGAAGAGGCCGAGGTCTACGAACTCGGCATGAAGGCCCAGTGGGACGGTTTCGGGTTCAACCTCGCGCTGTTCGACCAGTCGATCGAGGGCTTCCAGAGCTTCGCCTTCACCGGGCTCGGCTTCGCGCTCGCCAATGCGGGCGAACAGTCGGTCAAGGGCTTCGAGTTCGACGCCACGATCAACCCGGTCGACGGGCTCGTGCTGACCTTCGCGACGACCTATCTCGATGCGCTCTACGACGATTTCACCGGCAGCCCGCTGGGCGATCTCACCGGTCAGCGTCCGGGCGGCATCCCGGAATGGGCGATCGCGACCTCGGCGACCTACACGCACGAATTCGACAGCGGTTCGCGCATCATCACGCGCGTGGATTACAACCACGAAAGCAACGAGAACATCAACGAGGGCCTGCCGACCTTCAACGCGCAGCTCGGCAACACGCGGATCTTCCGCCGCGAAGTGAACCTGGTGAACGCCTCGGCGACGCTTGCGCTCAACAACGGGCTCGAGATCGGGGCCTTCGCGCGCAACCTGCTCGACGACGAGTACATCCTGACGGTGTTCGACGGGGTCGCGCAGGCGGGCACGGTCAACGGCTATCCCAGCGCGCCGCGCACCTATGGCGGGGTCGTGCGCTTCCGCTTCTGA